The DNA window GCAAAAATGATATAATTGAGTTGATAAATGATAACGATAAAGAATATAATGCGATGTTTCCGTTCCCGCTAGAGCGTGTTTGAAAAAGGCTTTCTGCAAGATGTGCGTCACAGTTTGTGGGAGATTTTTCCTGAATGAGGGCGGCGTAGCGGGCTACGTCAACCGAATGAAGGTAAAATCTCCCGCAAAGTGGGGCGTGCAGATTGCAGGAATGATTTTTCAAACACGCTCTAGAATAAGAAGAATCTACGCATCCCCATGCATCAGATAATCCAGCAGCCCATCACACCCCCGCTCGACATCCGCATACGTCTCGTCAAACCGTCCCGTATACCACGGATTGCGGAGTACTGGTATATACGGTTCCGGGAAGAAATATTTTACAGATCAATAAAGCGGCAATGCGCATCTGTGGATGGAAAAACAAAGAAGATGCAGCCACATATCTGACGAAATACTGGGGAGAGATACGGCTGGAAAACCATGAGGATAAAGAAAAGCTGTTGCTGTTGAGGAAAACAGAAGATTCTGTAAAGTATTATTTTACGATTGGTCCGGGTACGGAGAACGAAAAGAAGGTGCTTGCAGAAAGCAAATCTCTGTTGGGAAGACATGGCGGTATGGTGCTCATCTCTACTTTTGTGGATGTTACGCAGATCATCAATCTACAGACGGACAAGGCAACGCTTACAGATGAAAATACAGAATTGCAGCAGGCGAGAGATGCGGTACAGATGATTCTGAATTCCGGTTCTTATATCTGTACCTATGATCTGGATGGAAAATTGCTGAACATAAAGTTTTCCGATGCCCTGCGAAAATTATATGGTTATACCGATCAGAAAGATGCCCCGGATACCTGGGAGATGTGGCTGCAGGGAGCGCATCCGGATGATCGTGAGTATGTGGCAAAAGCTTTTACAGAAGCACTGGCACAGGAAAAACTGGCAAATGAAGCCAAGACAGCCTTTCTGGCACGGATGTTCCATGATATCCGAACGTCGATGAACGGAATCCAGGGATTGATTGAGATCAATGAAAAACAAGCCGATGATACGGAACTTACAAAGAAAAATCGCAGGAAGGCGAAAATAGCAGCAGATCATCTGCTTTCCCTGATTAATGATGCATTGCAATTAAGTAAACTGGAAGATCCGAATATCGAGCTGTCTTATGAACCGTTTAAAATTCTTGCAATGACCAATGATGTTGTTACGATCATTGGTCATTGCAAGCCGTGCATCTGTCGGTTCGCTTTTAAAATGATGTATCCTGGAAGATAGCATTAATTAGCAGAAGAGTTTCCGGTCTGGAGATCCTCCAGATCCAGCAGTTGATTGATTTTTTCCACATACTCACTGTAATCTCCGGTCTGTGAAGCGTATTGTTCCATCTGCTGCACCTGACGGGAGAGCGGAAGGGTATCGTTATTCAGGAGATATGCCTTATAGAGTGTAGCAGCCTGATAATAATGTGCGACTGCCTGGCAGGCTTTGATATCAGCACTTCGTTTCTTACCGAGAATACAGTCTCTGCAGGTCATATCATACAGTTCCATATAATCCTCCTGTTGCAGCGTGGAGATATAATCTTCTTCTTCCAGATAATAAGAAGAAACGGTCGCGGAATCACGGATCTCAGAGATTCCGGCAGCTACCATCATGAGGCAGGTGAGTGTCAGAATCACAGTAATGATCCCACAGATCAGTTTTAATGGGGAAAAACGTTTCATCGATTCTCAAGCCCCCTTTCCAGATATTCTTTCAGCTTCGTTGTGGAGAGATCCGGGAGCGCATCTGCCTCCTCAGAGGTCAGTCCGGCATAAGCAACCAGAACCGCTTTTGTCTGCGTACGAAGGTCAACCAGAGCAGCATTTGTCTCGTCGGTAAAATATTCTTCTTTGTTATAAGAGTAATTCTCCTCAAGATTAAAGATATCGTGAATGTCCCTTGCCAGTGTTGTGATGGTATGAGAAATCTCATCGTCATCGAAATAGTAATTGGGATAATAGCTGCTGGTATCCACAAGAATCCGGTAAATATCACGATAGGAATCGGATGCACGGATCAGGGCATTGTATTTGTCAAATTCATCCTCGTAGTACAGGGAATTCTGGCTGTAATAAGAAGAAAGTCCGCAGAATTCACCGTTCTGGATATAAGTATCAATATTTTCCTGATGCTCGGTCAGATGGCTGTGGATCTCCTGTTTCTGAAGGGAAGAACCGATCTCCCAGCTTTTGGATACGAAAATATAAGCACCGATATTTAATATGATCAGAACGAAAACAACAGTCAGAGGCACCGTCAACCCGGTAAACCGTCTGGTTTTCTGATAGACATCCGACTGCGTCTGCTGAAATTCCTGCTGATACCGGTCCATATCTTCCTGATGTTTCTGGGCAAATTCATTTGGCAGACCGCAGAAAGGACAGTATTTATCTTCCAGACCGACCTGCGCGCCGCAATGTGGGCATTTCATTTTTTGTTCCTCCTTTTATGAAAATTGGTAACTGTTCAGTACCTTCACAGTTACAAGCAAAAATGCATTTAAAATCACCTTCGGTGATGGCATTTTTGCTCGTATCTCTCGGGATTTTGGCATATTCATGCCAAAACACCTCGCGGAATATTACCTACGGAATAGTTGTGAAAATGTGCTTAGATGTATAATCCTCACATTTTTGATAACTCAGATAACCGTCTTCAAGGCAGTTCTGATACACCTGATCTGCCTCCTCGGAAGACAGATGAAAATGTTCCAGCAACAGAGTTTCTGATTCCTGAATAAAGGTATCCAGTTTGGCAAGTTCTGTCTCGGTCAGGTTATCTTTGCGATACAGAGAAAAATCTTCCCGGGTAAGAACCATTGCGGAATAAAATCCGCCGCTGATATCATATTCATTGTAGCTTCCGTCGGCAATGGCGTCGTTTAAAAGTTTTACGTCCATATATAAAGTATAGTAATTGTAATAATCCATATGTTTCCAGCGATACAAAGCAGTGCTGCCATCGAGATCATACAAACTGTTGATATAGGTATAAACTTCTTCGTCATCCCCGGAAGCATACAGTTCATTTAATTTTGGAAAATATTCTTTTACAAAAGCATTTTCTTCCCGGAGTTCTTTCTTTTCTATATATCGGCTTCCATAAAGAACGGAAACACCGATTGCAAAAAGCAGAAAGAAAATACCGACAATTATGATAATGATCTTTGCGGTAAAGATTCCCTGATGCTTCAGTTCCCTGGTATATTCTTTTGTGGGAAAGGCTTCAAGATTTTGCACATCCTGCTTCAGATGTTCGAGCTTGTGCATGTATTCGGATTCGGCAGCAGAAGGCTGAACCGTACCGCAGTAAGGGCAGGTGACATCGCTGTCTTTCAGTTTGGCGCCGCAGTTGGGACAAAACATAGTTGTGTGGCTCCTTTCGATATTGCTGCATATATTCATAAAAATGTGTATACTTGTTCTATTTCAATCATTATAGCACATAAAAATGCAAAACGGGGGTTGTTTTTTCGTCAATTATGCATTGACAAAGAAGGGCATAGTTGGTAGAATGAAAAACAAAGCTGTTTTACACATTACCAAGAGAAAGTGGGAAAGAATATGAAACAGAGAATTTTATCTATTTTAGTAGATAACACAGCCGGTGTTTTAGGAAGAATCGCCGGTATGTTCAGCCGGAGAGGCTACAATATAGACAGCCTTACAGTAGGTGTAACCGCAGACCCGAGATATTCCCGTATGACGGTTGTCTGCAGCGGAGATGATGATGTCCTCGAGCAGATTACAAAGCAGCTGAACAAACTGGTGGATGTTAGAGATATCAAGATTCTTGAACCGGATGCCAGTGTTATCAGAGAGTTGATTCTTGTAAAAGTGAGAGTATCTCAGGCAAACAGACAGAATGTCACATCTATCGCAGAGATTTTCCGTGCGAAGGTTGTAGATGTGTCCGTCGATTCCATGGTATTGGAACTGACAGGTTCAAAATCAAAACTGGAGGCATTTCTCCAGCTTCTGGCAGATGGTAATGAGATTCTGGAATTGGCAAGAACCGGAGTATCCGGACTGTCACGTGGATCTGATTACGTATTAGTTTTATAAAAACGTGAAACCGGATGAAAAGCCCGGTCAGAAGATACAGCGAAAAGCTGTCAATTACATAGTGTGCTAGAGGGGAAACCCCCTAACAATAGAAAAATATCCATTTTAGGAGGAACAAAAAAATGGCAAACAAAATTTATTACCAGGAAGATTGTAACTTATCTATGCTGGAAGGACAGACAATTGCCGTTATCGGTTACGGTAGCCAGGGACATGCACATGCTCTGAACGCAAAAGAGTCTGGATGTAATGTTATTATTGGTCTGTATGAAGGAAGCAAATCCTGGGCAAAAGCAGAAGCTCAGGGATTTGAAGTATATACAGCTGCAGAAGCAGCTAAAAGAGCTGACATTATCATGATCCTGATCAACGATGAACTGCAGGCTGATATGTACAAAAAAGATATTGAGCCAAACCTGGAAGAAGGTAACATGCTGATGTTCGCACATGGTTTCAACATTCATTTTGGATGCATCAAACCTCCGAAGAACGTTGATGTAACCATGATCGCACCAAAAGCACCTGGACATACTGTAAGAAGTGAATATCAGGCTGGTAAAGGTACTCCTTGTCTGGTAGCTGTAGAACAGGATGCTACAGGAAAAGCTCTGGAAAGAGCACTGGCTTACGGTCTGGCAATCGGTGGAGCAAGAGCCGGTCTTCTGGAGACAACTTTCAGAACAGAAACAGAAACAGACCTGTTCGGTGAGCAGGCAGTTCTGTGTGGTGGTGTATGCGCCCTGATGCAGGCTGGTTTCGAGACTCTGTGTGAAGCAGGTTACGACCCAAGAAACGCTTACTTCGAGTGTATCCATGAAATGAAACTGATCGTAGATCTGATCTACCAGTCAGGTTTCGAAGGAATGAGATATTCTATCTCCAACACTGCTGAGTACGGTGATTACATCACTGGACCGAAGATCGTTACGGCAGAAACAAAGAAAGCTATGAAACAGATCCTGACAGATATCCAGGATGGTTCTTTCGCAAAAGAATTCCTGTTAGACATGTCCCCAGCAGGACGTCAGGTTCACTTCAAAGCTATGCGTAAACTGGCTGCTGAACATCCGTCAGAGAAAGTTGGTAAAGAGATCCGTAAACTGTACAGCTGGAACAACGAAGAGGATAAGCTGATCAACAACTAATTCTCAATCCAGTAATTGTGTAAATACGAGATACCTAAAAGACTCCGGAAAAACTTTTTCCGGGGTCTTTTTCTTTACTTGACTTAAACCCGACTTTAAGTGCTAAACTATGAGTTAGATAACAATAACATATTATGCCCAGACCAAGGAAGCACAGAAGGAGGAAGAAAGCATGAAACATCAGCAGATTGTTCCAGGTGGTGACGGAGCACATTATGTATCGTATGAAAAGAGAACCGGTAACAATCCATCGTATATTTTACAAGAGATCTGTCACCGGAGGGATTACAGAAAATATATAAACGGGTAAGTGGCAATATCAAAGGAAAAGTAGGTATCAAGCTGCATACCGGTGAGAAAAACGGTCCAAATATCATCCCGAGAGAGTGGGTAAAACATCTGGTGCAGGAAGAACTGCCGGATGTATCTATCATCGAGACAAACACTTATTACGAAGGCGACCGTTATACAACAGAAGCACACCGCGAGACACTGAAGGTGAATGGCTGGACATTCTGCCCGGTAGACATCATGGATGAAGAAGGAACCGCCATGCTTCCGGTAAAAGACGGAAAATGGTTCACTGAGATGTCTGTAGGAAATCATATGCTGAATTATGATTCCATGGTAACGCTGACGCATTTCAAAGGTCATACGATGGGTGGATTCGGTGGATCCAATAAAAACATCGGTATCGGCTGCGCAGATGGTCGGATCGGTAAAGCTATGATCCATACCGCAGAAGGTTCTGATAATATGTGGAGTATTGCAGAAGAAGAACTGATGGAGAGAATTGCAGAGTCTACAAAGGCAACCATCGATTTCTTTGGCAAACAGGTGACCTATGTGAACGTTCTTCGCAATATGTCTGTATCCTGTGACTGTGAAGGATGTGCAGCAGCACCGGTTGTAACACCGAATATCGGTATCGTCGCTTCCGTAGATATTCTTGCAGCAGATCAGGCTTCTGTCGATCTTGTATATGCGCTGAAAGAGGAAGACCACAAGGATCTGGTAGAACGTATGGAGACCCGTCACGGTCTTCGCCAGTTAAGCTATATGAAAGAATTGCAGATGGGAAATGACCGCTATATCCTGAGCGATATTGATAACGACGATACACGGATCTGCCCGAAAGAAGCAGTAAAAGATGTCAAACCGTTTGAAGGATAAAAAGTTGTAAGCAGTCAGAATTGCCTGCTGAATGGAAAATTAATATGTAATGAAAAAGCAGTTGCTGTCCGGAAAATCATTCCAACATGGAAACAGATTTTACGGATAACAACTACTTTTTTGTCTATGCAAATAATGAGCCAAAGTATATGCTAATGTCGTTTGTGTCCCACCAGCCAGCAGGCATGTAATACATAAATTACCGTCGGAACCAGAACAACCAGCTGGATATCCGAATAAGCTGCATTGGTGATCGCCGGGAGCAGAACGGTATGGAGTGACAGGTACAGATAGATACCGCCTGCTGCCAGATTACAAAGAACGAATCGCCATCCAAGAAACCCAAAGACAGAAGCCGCTACCAGAAGCGCACCGATCAGAAAATCACCGGGCAGTTGGATGGGAAACATATTTTTATTTTGCATAAGAAATAACAGCAGGATTCCATATAAGAAAAATACAATATTCATCAGGCTCATCAATTTAAAAAGCAGACTGTAATACCGTGTGGTAGGACAGTGATCCCAAAGTTCCACTCCCAGCTTTTCTGCCAGTTCCGTAGCTGCCCGTGTGAAGGTGAGATTGGTCATCACCATCGCCCGGTCGCAGTCGTAAAAATTTGCACCTGCGTAGGCTTCCTGCACGGCTTTATTTCCGACGGGATAGGAATAATATTTGCATTGAATCCCGTATTTTTTTCGATGTTTATGGGCGATGATATCCACGCCCTGATCTCCGGAACTCTGTGTAACCTGAACTCTGGAGAATCCATTTCTTTTTAATATTTCCGCACACTGATATTCAAACTGATATCCATCCATGTGTTACTGTCTCCTGTAATCTATATAAAAAATTAATTTGTAACTGTCCGATTTTAATAAAAACGTACTTGAGTTACTTATATATTTTTCAGCATATCACAGATCAGAAAAAAGAACAAGTGTTCTTGAGAAGAAAAACAGTAAAAATAACAGAATACAGCGTTTAATTGATTTTCCGAAACTCAGAAGGTGTCATGCCGGTCATTTTTCGAAACATCAGAACAAAATGGCTGGCATCCGTGTACCCCACATCCTGAGCAATATCCTGAATTTTTCGCCCCCGATGACTGACCAGAAGTTCCTTTGCCTTGCTGAGCCGGAATTTGGTCAGATACTCATAGACCGAACATCCCAGATATCTCGAAAAGAGCCGGGAGAGGTACTGGGGTGTGACAAAGACTTCCCGGCTGAGTGCATCAGCGGTGAGGTCTTCCATGTACCGGGTGTGGATGCTGGCTAGAACCGGCCGGATGTATTTTTCCCAGGCAGGCTGTTTGGAAGGATTGACCTGAAGACCACCGGTGAACTGCAAAAGCACCTGATAACATTCCTGTGATAACAGCTGGGAATCTACCGGCGTTTCCTGATGATGAAGGACAGCCTGGTCGATCAGTTTTCGGATGGTGGCGGCTTTCTCATTTTCAAAAAACAGAAGATGCGAGGAGCCGAACAGAGCAGAAAAATAAGGACTCAGGGATCCACTGAAAGTGGCAAATAAAGTGATCCATTTTCCGGAGACGGAACGGTAAGCATGAGGTATTCCGGGAGCGAGCAGAACGCCCTGATTTTCACCGATCGTGTAGTGCTGCCCGTCGATGGTAAGAATACCGGAACCTTCCTGTGTCTGCAGATAATGATAGACCGGGAAACCATCCGGACGCATGGTAGGTTCCTGATCCCAGTTATTCCCGATGGAATCAAACTGAAAAGGGAAATCCACCGGAGCAGAATTAAAATAGATAGGCATAGGGTGATCCTCCATAAAAAATCATACACAGTCTGAAGTATTTTCAACTTCATGGTAGCATACAGAAAAAACATCTGTCAAGGAGTTTCAAAATGTTATAGAAAGAAGTGTATCCTGTTATACAAATTTGAAAAAAGAAGCAGTATAATGCAGATAACAAGAGGTTATCGGAAATTGACAGAAAAGATTCGGATAATTATAGAAACAAAGAGATCGAAAGGAGAAATTTTATGCAGTCAAAATTCAAAAGAATCCTTTACGGAGGAGATTACAACCCCAACCAGTGGCCGGAAGAAGTATGAAAAGAGGATATGAGAATCTTTAAAGATGCGCGGATCAACAGCGCTACGATCAACGTATTTTCCTGGGCAAAGATTCAGCCGTCAGAGCATGAATATAACTTTGCGGAACTGGACAAGATCGTGGAGATGCTCTCCGAAGAAAATTACGATATTGTATTTGCTACTTCTACCGCAGCTCTTCCGGGCTGGATGGTAAGAAAATACCCGGAAGTGATGAGCACCGATTACGAAGGCAGACAGCACCGGTTTGGTCAGCGTCATAATGCCTGCCCGAATTCCCTGGTATATCGCAAATATGCTTCCGCAATGGCAGATAAACTGGCAGAGCGCTATGCGTCCAATCCCCATGTCACCTGCTGGCATATCAACAACGAATACGGAGTTACCTGCTTCTGTGACAACTGTCAGAATGCATTCCGTGTATGGTTAAAAGACAAATATAAAACTATCGAGGAACTGAACAAAGCATGGAACATGGAGTTCTGGGGACACACCGTATATGATTGGGATGACGTGGTAGTTCCGAATGCATTAAGTGAAGGAATCGGAACCGAGAAAACCGCATTTGCAGGTATTTCCATCGATTATCGCAGATTTAATTCAGACAGTGTTCTGGAATGTTACAAGATGGAGAGAGATGCGATCCGCAAATACAACAAAGACGTTGTGATCACGACAAATCTGATGGGAACCTTCAAGGATCTGGATTACTTCAAATGGGCGAAAGAGATGGATATTGTGTCCTGGGATAACTATCCTGCTTACGATACCCCATGGAGTAAGATCGCGATGACACATGATCTGATGCGTGGACTGAAAAAAGCACCGTTCATGCTGATGGAACAGACACCAAGCCAGCAGAACTGGCAGAAATACAACTCCCTGAAACGACCGGGACAGATGCGTGCACAGAGTTATCAGACGGTAGCACACGGAGCAGACACCATTCAGTTCTTCCAGCTGAGAAGAAGTGTGGGAGCATGTGAAAAATTCCACGGCGCAGTGATCGCCCATGTGGGAACGGAAAATACCAGAGTGTTCCGTGAAGTGGCACAGCTGGGAAGAGAACTGGAAAGCTTCGGAACAAAGACCCTGGGCAGCGAAAATATTTCAGAGGTAGGTATGATCTTTGACTGGGAAAACTACTGGGCACTGGAATATACCAGCGGACCTTCCGAAGATCTCAAATATGTAGATCAGATCCATAAATATTATACTTACTTCTATGAGAGAAATATCAGTGTAGATATGATTCCGACAGATGCAGATTTTTCACAGTATAAAGTGATTGTCGCACCGGTTTTGTATATGGTCAAAGAGGGTATGAAGGAAGCGCTGGAAGCGTTTGTGAAAAATGGCGGTATTCTGATCATTACTTATATGAGCGGAATTGTAAACGAGTCCGATAACGTACATCTGGGCGGCTATCCGGGACCACTGCGTGAGATGGCTGGTGTATGGGTGGAAGAGATCGATGCTCTGGCTCCGGAACAGACAAACGAAGTGAAATTCACCGACGGAACCACAGCCTCCTGTAACCTGTTATGCGATCTGATGCATCTGGAAGGTGCCGAAGCACTGGCAACTTATGAGAAAGATTTCTATGCAGGCATGCCGGCAGCCACCAGAAATACATACGGCGAAGGTGCTGCTTATTATGTAGGAACGCAGATGGATGCTGCGGGACTTGCAAAGATTCTGGATCGGGCAGTCAGCGAAGTGGGTGTGAAAGCTGTGATTCCGGAGACAACCGGA is part of the Blautia faecicola genome and encodes:
- a CDS encoding zinc ribbon domain-containing protein, with the protein product MFCPNCGAKLKDSDVTCPYCGTVQPSAAESEYMHKLEHLKQDVQNLEAFPTKEYTRELKHQGIFTAKIIIIIVGIFFLLFAIGVSVLYGSRYIEKKELREENAFVKEYFPKLNELYASGDDEEVYTYINSLYDLDGSTALYRWKHMDYYNYYTLYMDVKLLNDAIADGSYNEYDISGGFYSAMVLTREDFSLYRKDNLTETELAKLDTFIQESETLLLEHFHLSSEEADQVYQNCLEDGYLSYQKCEDYTSKHIFTTIP
- a CDS encoding DUF362 domain-containing protein, with translation MPREWVKHLVQEELPDVSIIETNTYYEGDRYTTEAHRETLKVNGWTFCPVDIMDEEGTAMLPVKDGKWFTEMSVGNHMLNYDSMVTLTHFKGHTMGGFGGSNKNIGIGCADGRIGKAMIHTAEGSDNMWSIAEEELMERIAESTKATIDFFGKQVTYVNVLRNMSVSCDCEGCAAAPVVTPNIGIVASVDILAADQASVDLVYALKEEDHKDLVERMETRHGLRQLSYMKELQMGNDRYILSDIDNDDTRICPKEAVKDVKPFEG
- a CDS encoding zinc-ribbon domain-containing protein, with translation MKCPHCGAQVGLEDKYCPFCGLPNEFAQKHQEDMDRYQQEFQQTQSDVYQKTRRFTGLTVPLTVVFVLIILNIGAYIFVSKSWEIGSSLQKQEIHSHLTEHQENIDTYIQNGEFCGLSSYYSQNSLYYEDEFDKYNALIRASDSYRDIYRILVDTSSYYPNYYFDDDEISHTITTLARDIHDIFNLEENYSYNKEEYFTDETNAALVDLRTQTKAVLVAYAGLTSEEADALPDLSTTKLKEYLERGLENR
- a CDS encoding DUF6783 domain-containing protein → MCVTVCGRFFLNEGGVAGYVNRMKVKSPAKWGVQIAGMIFQTRSRIRRIYASPCIR
- the ilvN gene encoding acetolactate synthase small subunit — translated: MKQRILSILVDNTAGVLGRIAGMFSRRGYNIDSLTVGVTADPRYSRMTVVCSGDDDVLEQITKQLNKLVDVRDIKILEPDASVIRELILVKVRVSQANRQNVTSIAEIFRAKVVDVSVDSMVLELTGSKSKLEAFLQLLADGNEILELARTGVSGLSRGSDYVLVL
- a CDS encoding restriction endonuclease, encoding MDGYQFEYQCAEILKRNGFSRVQVTQSSGDQGVDIIAHKHRKKYGIQCKYYSYPVGNKAVQEAYAGANFYDCDRAMVMTNLTFTRAATELAEKLGVELWDHCPTTRYYSLLFKLMSLMNIVFFLYGILLLFLMQNKNMFPIQLPGDFLIGALLVAASVFGFLGWRFVLCNLAAGGIYLYLSLHTVLLPAITNAAYSDIQLVVLVPTVIYVLHACWLVGHKRH
- the ilvC gene encoding ketol-acid reductoisomerase — translated: MANKIYYQEDCNLSMLEGQTIAVIGYGSQGHAHALNAKESGCNVIIGLYEGSKSWAKAEAQGFEVYTAAEAAKRADIIMILINDELQADMYKKDIEPNLEEGNMLMFAHGFNIHFGCIKPPKNVDVTMIAPKAPGHTVRSEYQAGKGTPCLVAVEQDATGKALERALAYGLAIGGARAGLLETTFRTETETDLFGEQAVLCGGVCALMQAGFETLCEAGYDPRNAYFECIHEMKLIVDLIYQSGFEGMRYSISNTAEYGDYITGPKIVTAETKKAMKQILTDIQDGSFAKEFLLDMSPAGRQVHFKAMRKLAAEHPSEKVGKEIRKLYSWNNEEDKLINN
- a CDS encoding AraC family transcriptional regulator → MPIYFNSAPVDFPFQFDSIGNNWDQEPTMRPDGFPVYHYLQTQEGSGILTIDGQHYTIGENQGVLLAPGIPHAYRSVSGKWITLFATFSGSLSPYFSALFGSSHLLFFENEKAATIRKLIDQAVLHHQETPVDSQLLSQECYQVLLQFTGGLQVNPSKQPAWEKYIRPVLASIHTRYMEDLTADALSREVFVTPQYLSRLFSRYLGCSVYEYLTKFRLSKAKELLVSHRGRKIQDIAQDVGYTDASHFVLMFRKMTGMTPSEFRKIN
- a CDS encoding sensor histidine kinase, coding for MRICGWKNKEDAATYLTKYWGEIRLENHEDKEKLLLLRKTEDSVKYYFTIGPGTENEKKVLAESKSLLGRHGGMVLISTFVDVTQIINLQTDKATLTDENTELQQARDAVQMILNSGSYICTYDLDGKLLNIKFSDALRKLYGYTDQKDAPDTWEMWLQGAHPDDREYVAKAFTEALAQEKLANEAKTAFLARMFHDIRTSMNGIQGLIEINEKQADDTELTKKNRRKAKIAADHLLSLINDALQLSKLEDPNIELSYEPFKILAMTNDVVTIIGHCKPCICRFAFKMMYPGR